In Thermoanaerobacter uzonensis DSM 18761, the following proteins share a genomic window:
- a CDS encoding quinate 5-dehydrogenase: MKKVVSISIGSSTRNKTAEVEILGEKFVIERIGTDGDLKKAIELIKELDGKVDAFGMGGIDLYLSAGKKRYVIKDALPLKKAAKITPIVDGSGLKNTLERKVIKYIQEKGIVDLKDKKVLIVSAMDRFGMAQTFSELGAKLIIGDMIFALGIPIPLHSLTILYTLSLVIVPIVARLPFEMIYPTGEKQLTIDSKKYEKFYKEADVIAGDYLFIKKYMPERLDGKIIVTNTVTQEDVEMMRGRGVELLITTTPNINGRSFGTNVMEGVLVAIAGKKQEEMTPQDYDELLDKIGFEPRIEYLQK; the protein is encoded by the coding sequence ATGAAAAAGGTTGTAAGCATAAGTATAGGTTCTTCTACAAGGAATAAAACGGCAGAAGTAGAGATTTTAGGAGAAAAATTCGTTATAGAAAGAATAGGGACTGATGGAGATTTAAAAAAAGCTATTGAACTCATTAAAGAACTAGACGGGAAAGTTGATGCTTTTGGAATGGGAGGGATAGATTTATACCTTTCAGCAGGTAAAAAAAGATATGTTATAAAAGATGCTTTGCCTTTAAAGAAGGCCGCAAAAATTACTCCGATTGTGGATGGTTCAGGACTTAAAAATACTCTTGAAAGAAAAGTAATTAAATACATACAAGAAAAAGGTATAGTTGATTTGAAAGATAAAAAAGTGCTTATTGTAAGTGCTATGGATAGATTTGGAATGGCTCAAACTTTTTCTGAATTGGGGGCAAAACTTATTATAGGAGATATGATTTTTGCGTTAGGTATTCCTATTCCTCTTCATTCTTTAACGATTTTATATACCCTTTCGCTAGTTATTGTTCCAATTGTGGCAAGACTCCCTTTTGAAATGATATACCCCACTGGAGAAAAACAACTCACCATAGACAGCAAAAAATACGAAAAATTCTACAAAGAAGCAGATGTAATTGCGGGGGATTACTTGTTTATTAAAAAGTACATGCCTGAAAGGCTAGATGGGAAGATAATTGTGACTAACACAGTTACACAGGAAGATGTGGAAATGATGAGAGGGAGGGGGGTGGAACTATTAATTACTACTACCCCCAACATAAATGGCAGGTCTTTTGGAACAAATGTGATGGAAGGAGTCCTTGTGGCAATAGCAGGTAAAAAACAAGAAGAAATGACACCACAAGATTATGATGAACTTTTGGATAAAATAGGTTTTGAACCAAGAATTGAATATTTACAAAAATAG
- a CDS encoding Ger(x)C family spore germination protein — protein sequence MKRFVILIFIISLLFTGCWDKREINQLAFVQGLGIERGKDDMIHLIVQILKPGLLAAGGSGAGGTGGGSAAGKPYAVFQASGVDFAKAFANLNDELPRSLFMQYNEIIFLDEKFARSGIYQTLDFMTRNPEFRRTAYILVVTGGSIQELFNLPSSNELERYPYKEVMGLISNRANTASSYVSDLNEFVETLEIPKKAPITGRLVIVKKDGKATGIRLSGSAVFDNDKLIGFLEEQDTKAVATLMNKLKRSTLTLDKGLKGEKVHISLVVTKARTQIFPKIKDGDISFDIKVNVEAYLNEQETKYDLTEPENLEKLQTIISQKIKTAIEHALFILQKKYKVDVVGFVDILHKRNPALWKEVEKDWDKIYPDVKFNVTVKSVIKRSGLSSKPIHPR from the coding sequence ATGAAGAGATTTGTAATATTAATTTTTATAATTTCTCTTTTATTTACAGGATGCTGGGATAAAAGAGAAATAAATCAATTGGCCTTTGTACAAGGTTTAGGTATAGAAAGAGGAAAAGATGATATGATACACCTCATTGTACAAATTTTAAAACCGGGTCTTCTTGCAGCAGGTGGCAGTGGTGCTGGAGGTACGGGAGGAGGAAGTGCAGCCGGCAAACCCTATGCTGTTTTTCAGGCCAGTGGTGTAGATTTTGCGAAAGCTTTTGCTAATTTAAATGATGAGTTGCCAAGGAGTCTTTTTATGCAATATAACGAAATAATATTTTTAGATGAAAAATTTGCACGCTCAGGGATATATCAAACTTTGGACTTTATGACGAGAAATCCTGAGTTTAGGAGGACTGCCTATATATTAGTTGTAACAGGGGGAAGCATACAAGAACTTTTTAATCTTCCCAGCTCTAATGAACTGGAAAGATATCCTTATAAAGAAGTTATGGGACTCATATCAAATCGGGCAAATACAGCTTCTTCTTATGTTTCTGATTTAAATGAATTTGTTGAGACATTGGAAATTCCTAAAAAAGCGCCTATTACAGGAAGACTCGTGATTGTAAAAAAAGATGGGAAAGCCACAGGAATTAGACTCTCTGGCTCTGCAGTGTTTGACAATGACAAATTAATTGGTTTTTTAGAAGAACAAGATACCAAAGCAGTTGCTACACTTATGAATAAATTAAAAAGAAGTACCTTGACTTTGGATAAAGGTCTAAAAGGAGAAAAAGTCCATATCTCTCTTGTAGTTACTAAAGCACGCACACAAATTTTTCCTAAAATAAAAGATGGTGATATTTCTTTCGACATAAAAGTAAATGTAGAAGCTTATTTAAATGAGCAAGAAACAAAATATGATTTAACTGAGCCAGAAAACCTAGAGAAATTGCAAACCATAATAAGCCAAAAAATAAAAACTGCCATAGAACATGCCCTTTTTATACTTCAAAAGAAGTACAAAGTTGATGTAGTAGGGTTTGTAGACATTTTGCACAAAAGAAATCCTGCATTATGGAAAGAAGTTGAAAAAGATTGGGATAAAATTTACCCTGATGTGAAATTTAACGTAACAGTAAAATCAGTTATAAAAAGGTCAGGACTATCTTCTAAGCCTATACATCCGAGGTGA
- a CDS encoding spore germination protein, with the protein MPHKLPDAQYVKENYQYITLSKELEENIYVFQVLLKGNNDIVFRQIRIGDKKVKAFLIYIDGMADKSLITRNILEPIMIETRKLNKFIYNNQQFFDYIKEYFITTSEVNTKDKFGDVVDDLLCGETILLIDGVEKALIISTKGWEGRNVTESTTESYVRGPKEAFVETLRINTSMLRRRIKHPDFVIENMKIGKYSKTDVSIAYIKSIADEKIVQEVKKRLKKVQIDGVIDSGYLEEFIEDNPFSPFPQIAHSEKPDKVTAEILEGKVAILVDGSPFALMVPAVFVQFFQAAEDYYERYFLSSALRILRIAAMFIALLFPSIYIAETTFHQEMIPTQLAISIAAQREGVPFPALLEALFMEITFEILREAGIRLPMQVGQAVSIVGGLVVGQAAVQAGLVSPAMVIVVAMTGIASFSIPAYNVAITFRLLRFIIMIAAGTLGFFGIIMVVMMILAHMASLESFGVPYLSPLIPSRTQELSDALIRIPWWAKIVRPRTVQGKNIVRQEDTRG; encoded by the coding sequence ATGCCCCATAAGTTGCCTGATGCACAGTATGTAAAAGAAAATTACCAATATATTACTCTCAGCAAAGAATTAGAAGAAAATATATATGTATTTCAAGTGCTTTTAAAAGGGAATAATGACATAGTTTTTAGACAAATTAGAATAGGAGATAAAAAAGTTAAAGCTTTTTTAATTTATATAGATGGTATGGCAGACAAATCGTTAATTACTCGAAATATTTTAGAGCCAATAATGATTGAGACAAGAAAGTTGAATAAATTCATATACAACAATCAACAATTTTTTGATTATATAAAAGAATATTTTATAACAACTTCAGAAGTAAATACAAAAGATAAATTTGGAGACGTAGTAGATGACTTACTTTGTGGAGAAACAATACTTTTAATTGATGGAGTGGAAAAAGCATTAATTATTTCCACAAAGGGATGGGAAGGAAGAAATGTAACTGAATCTACTACAGAATCCTATGTAAGAGGTCCTAAAGAAGCTTTTGTAGAAACTTTAAGAATAAATACTTCTATGCTTAGGAGGAGAATAAAACACCCTGATTTTGTAATTGAAAATATGAAAATAGGTAAATATTCTAAAACTGATGTGTCTATTGCTTATATAAAGAGTATTGCAGATGAGAAAATAGTTCAAGAAGTAAAGAAAAGGTTGAAAAAAGTCCAAATTGATGGGGTTATTGATAGCGGTTATTTAGAAGAATTTATAGAAGATAATCCTTTTTCTCCTTTTCCACAAATAGCTCATTCTGAAAAGCCAGACAAGGTGACTGCAGAAATTTTAGAAGGAAAAGTGGCAATATTAGTTGATGGTTCGCCATTTGCACTAATGGTTCCTGCAGTATTTGTACAATTCTTTCAAGCTGCTGAAGATTATTATGAGAGATATTTCTTGTCATCAGCTCTCAGAATTTTAAGAATTGCTGCGATGTTTATTGCTCTTTTATTTCCATCTATATACATTGCAGAAACTACTTTTCATCAGGAAATGATACCTACGCAACTGGCTATTTCTATTGCTGCTCAAAGAGAAGGAGTGCCTTTTCCAGCACTTTTGGAGGCATTATTCATGGAAATAACCTTTGAAATTTTAAGGGAGGCGGGTATAAGACTTCCTATGCAAGTAGGACAAGCAGTAAGTATAGTAGGTGGTTTGGTAGTTGGGCAAGCAGCTGTTCAAGCAGGACTCGTGTCTCCTGCAATGGTGATTGTAGTTGCAATGACAGGGATAGCTTCCTTTTCAATTCCTGCTTATAACGTTGCGATAACTTTTAGACTCTTGAGATTTATTATAATGATTGCAGCAGGGACTTTAGGCTTTTTTGGGATAATAATGGTGGTGATGATGATACTTGCCCATATGGCGTCATTGGAATCTTTTGGAGTACCATACCTTTCACCTTTGATTCCAAGTAGGACACAAGAATTAAGTGATGCATTAATAAGAATACCTTGGTGGGCAAAGATAGTGAGGCCGCGCACTGTACAAGGAAAAAATATTGTGAGACAGGAGGATACAAGAGGATAA
- a CDS encoding GerAB/ArcD/ProY family transporter yields MLKGIRQYEKTSEKKISTKQMIFLLVTTVISTADVFLPSFVALAAKQDSWISVLISFVTSSIVFVFYYKLAMLFKEEMLFSYVDKITGKFIGKIIASLYLLFILHGISLVMRELIEIMINAFMPHTPPMVFYVVLIISVMYTVSKGFLAIVKLNELLFPFGMLLLAFVITLDLPKVDMTNFLPILENGIKPPIIGSILITSYILETVIILLIFPHISKKEKALKGGIISLGILALSMMLGVLAIGIFGAKTASNFQFTALEMVRNIKISDYIQRFDSLVMAMWLMGIYLKIVIFTYLFAKGLAETIKSPDYRFILLPLATLLIPLSENVSESLDGLYTYFQRCFPFEVFWFEVFFPILLYIIAKIRKIK; encoded by the coding sequence ATGCTTAAAGGAATAAGGCAATATGAAAAGACTTCAGAAAAGAAAATTTCTACAAAACAAATGATATTTTTATTGGTCACAACTGTGATATCAACAGCAGACGTTTTTTTGCCTTCTTTTGTAGCATTAGCCGCAAAGCAAGACTCTTGGATTTCCGTCTTAATATCTTTTGTAACCTCTAGTATTGTATTTGTTTTTTATTATAAGCTGGCAATGCTCTTTAAAGAAGAGATGCTATTTTCCTATGTAGATAAAATAACAGGAAAATTTATAGGCAAAATAATAGCTTCCCTTTATTTATTGTTTATTTTACATGGTATCTCTTTAGTAATGAGAGAATTAATAGAAATTATGATCAATGCTTTTATGCCTCATACTCCCCCAATGGTTTTTTATGTAGTTTTGATAATATCAGTAATGTATACTGTATCAAAAGGCTTTTTAGCAATCGTTAAATTAAATGAACTTTTATTCCCTTTTGGAATGCTCCTCTTAGCATTTGTGATCACTTTGGACCTTCCAAAAGTTGATATGACAAATTTTCTTCCCATACTTGAAAACGGGATAAAACCTCCCATAATAGGTTCAATCCTTATCACCTCATATATACTTGAAACGGTAATAATACTTCTTATATTCCCTCATATCTCTAAAAAAGAAAAAGCTTTAAAAGGAGGGATAATAAGCCTTGGAATATTAGCCCTTAGTATGATGTTGGGAGTTTTAGCAATAGGGATTTTTGGAGCAAAAACCGCATCAAACTTTCAATTTACAGCTTTAGAAATGGTTAGAAATATAAAAATTAGCGATTACATACAGCGATTTGATTCATTAGTAATGGCAATGTGGTTAATGGGAATTTATCTTAAAATTGTAATATTTACTTATCTCTTCGCAAAAGGATTGGCTGAAACGATAAAATCCCCAGATTACCGCTTTATTTTGCTGCCACTTGCTACTTTGTTAATCCCACTTTCCGAAAATGTGTCTGAAAGTTTAGATGGATTGTACACTTATTTTCAAAGATGTTTTCCCTTTGAGGTCTTTTGGTTTGAAGTGTTTTTCCCTATACTTCTTTATATAATCGCAAAAATTAGAAAAATAAAATGA
- a CDS encoding type III pantothenate kinase: MLLVFDVGNTNIVMGIYKGKKLLHSFRISTDKSKTSDEYGMLINQLFEYNGLKLKDVDAVIISSVVPPIMHTLESMTTKYCNAKPLIVGPGIKTGINIKYDNPKEVGADRIVNAVAAYEIYGGPVIVIDFGTATTFCAISKNCEYLGGIIAPGLAISADALFQRTAKLPKIELTKPPTVICKNTVSSMQSGIIYGHVGMVDYIVSRMKEEFAPNAYVVATGGFAKMIAEESKTIDTVNDMLTLEGLRIIYERNAD; this comes from the coding sequence TTGCTTTTAGTTTTTGACGTAGGGAATACCAACATTGTAATGGGAATTTATAAAGGGAAAAAGCTTCTACATTCTTTTAGAATATCTACCGATAAAAGCAAAACCTCTGATGAATATGGGATGTTGATCAATCAGTTGTTTGAATACAATGGTTTAAAGCTTAAAGATGTAGATGCAGTGATAATTTCTTCCGTTGTACCTCCTATTATGCACACACTTGAATCAATGACTACAAAATATTGCAATGCCAAGCCTTTGATTGTGGGCCCAGGGATAAAGACGGGCATAAATATAAAGTACGATAATCCCAAAGAAGTAGGTGCAGATAGGATTGTAAATGCTGTTGCTGCATATGAAATTTACGGAGGACCAGTCATAGTAATAGATTTTGGCACAGCTACTACTTTTTGTGCGATTTCTAAAAATTGTGAGTATTTAGGTGGAATAATTGCCCCTGGACTGGCAATATCTGCCGATGCGCTTTTTCAAAGAACTGCCAAACTTCCCAAAATTGAACTTACAAAACCGCCTACTGTTATTTGCAAAAATACAGTGTCCAGCATGCAGTCAGGTATTATATATGGACATGTTGGCATGGTGGATTATATAGTAAGCAGAATGAAAGAAGAGTTTGCCCCAAACGCTTATGTGGTAGCAACAGGTGGTTTTGCAAAGATGATTGCAGAAGAGTCAAAAACTATAGACACAGTGAATGATATGCTTACCCTAGAAGGTTTAAGAATAATCTATGAGAGGAATGCAGACTAA
- a CDS encoding ECF transporter S component, producing MQIKAVREKEKGKLTKISLRQITVAGMLAAISIVLSTTILGYIPLGIANATTMHIPAIIGGVLEGPIVGAFIGLIFGLTSFIRQNTPLFADPIIAILPRIFIGVVAYYSYKLTKNLGIAAAAGTLTNTIGVLGLAVLLKYLPLKVALFVALKNGIFEIIVAVILTTMIVKSLKKVYDK from the coding sequence TTGCAAATTAAAGCAGTTAGAGAAAAGGAAAAAGGCAAGTTAACGAAGATTTCTTTAAGGCAGATCACTGTAGCAGGGATGTTGGCTGCAATATCTATTGTTTTATCTACCACTATTTTGGGATACATTCCATTAGGGATTGCTAATGCTACTACAATGCATATACCAGCAATTATAGGTGGAGTATTAGAAGGACCTATTGTAGGAGCTTTTATAGGTTTGATTTTTGGCCTTACCAGCTTCATAAGGCAAAACACTCCTCTTTTTGCTGACCCTATAATTGCCATATTACCTAGGATTTTTATAGGAGTTGTGGCATATTATTCTTATAAGTTGACTAAAAATCTTGGCATTGCAGCAGCTGCAGGCACGTTGACAAATACCATTGGAGTTTTGGGTTTAGCAGTGCTTCTAAAATATCTGCCACTTAAGGTTGCATTATTTGTAGCTTTAAAAAATGGCATATTTGAGATTATTGTAGCTGTGATATTGACAACAATGATAGTAAAGTCTTTGAAAAAAGTGTATGATAAATAA
- a CDS encoding biotin/lipoyl-containing protein, with the protein MKKFKVTVNGKVYEVEVEEIKDKDETSNITQRATISQTKTIETQATFQSVSKAEASSPAAKGSKVISAPMPGTILDVKVKEGDRIKRGDVVVILEAMKMENEIMAPEEGVIASIHVSKGSSVNTGDVLVTMN; encoded by the coding sequence GTGAAAAAGTTTAAAGTAACAGTAAATGGGAAGGTATATGAGGTTGAAGTAGAAGAGATAAAAGATAAGGATGAGACTTCTAACATAACACAAAGGGCAACTATTTCACAAACTAAAACGATTGAAACTCAGGCAACTTTCCAGTCAGTTTCAAAAGCTGAAGCTTCTTCTCCGGCGGCTAAAGGTTCTAAAGTAATTTCTGCGCCTATGCCAGGCACAATTCTTGATGTAAAAGTTAAAGAAGGTGACAGGATAAAGCGGGGAGATGTCGTAGTAATTTTAGAGGCTATGAAGATGGAAAATGAAATAATGGCGCCTGAAGAAGGAGTTATAGCAAGTATACATGTTTCTAAAGGCTCTTCTGTAAACACGGGAGATGTGCTTGTGACTATGAATTAA